The Marinomonas profundi DNA segment TATTAAAATCTATGCGTTAAGTGGTTTTTACAGCGCCATGTCTGGGGTGATTTTTGCCATTTATACCGGCTCTGCTTATCCCTTAGCGGCGGTTGGAGTGGAGTTAGACGCGATTGCCGCCGTCGTGATTGGCGGTACCTTGTTAACCGGTGGCGTGGGCTATGTGTTTGGTACCTTCTTGGGCGGCATGATCCAAGGCATCATCCAAACCCTAATTACCTTTGATGGCTCGTTAAACAGCTGGTGGACCAAATTGGCAGTAGGGGGCTTGTTGTTGTTCTTCATCTTGCTGCAAAAAGGCATTGTGGTGTGGGTGAAAAAACGCTCAGCGAGTTAGTGGTTTTACAAGATACGGTCGTACCTCCCTCATCAGGCCTACGAAACTAGCATAATCAGGCACAAAAAAAGCCAGTACATTTGATGTGCTGGCTTTTTGATTTATCTTGCTGCGTTTTATTTCTCTGACAAGGTTAGGCTTCAGTCGGATCTTTGTAGATGTTTTTGTAGCAGTAGTTGGTGGCTTCAACAAAGCCGTCTACGCTGCCACAGTCAAAGCGTTTGCCTTTGAATTTATAGGCTAATACGCAGCCTTCTTTTGCTTGTTGCAAGATGGCGTCGGTGATTTGCACTTCGCCGTTACGGCCTGGTGGCGTGTTGCGGATCTTGTCAAAAATATCGGCTGTGAGTATGTAGCGACCAATGATGGCAAGATTTGAAGGCGCTTCTTCTTTAGATGGCTTTTCCACCATGTCGGTCACTCGATATAGGCCTTCCATCATGGATTCGCCTTGGATCACGCCGTATTTGTGTACTTCGTCTTCTGGCACTTCTTCGATGGCAACAATGGTGCAACGGAATTGATTATAGAGTTTGACCATTTGCGCCATCACGCCGTCGTCTTCACCAAAGCAAAGGTCGTCTGCTAGCACCACGCCAAAGGCTTCGTCGCCGATCAGTGGTTCGCCCGTTAATATCGCATGGCCAAGACCTAGCATGTTGTTTTGACGAGTAAAAGAGAAGTTGACGTTGTCGATAAGGTAACGGATTTCGCTTAGGTATTGTTCTTTATTGGTGCCAGCGATTTGGTGCTCTAGCTCGTAGCTGATGTCGAAATGGTCCGCAATGGCACGTTTACCACGGCCAGTCACAAAAGTGACATTGTCTAGCCCCGCTTTGACAGCCTCTTCTACGCCATATTGAACCAAAGGTTTGTTGACGATCGGAAGCATTTCTTTTGGCATGGATTTGGTGGCGGGCAAAAAACGTGTGCCATAGCCAGCAACAGGGAATAGACATTTGCGAATCATAATTTTTCCTTAAAATGGTTGGGTAAAATGGCGGCCCAAATAATGGCTGTCCAACGGTAATAACGCTCCAGCAGTACGTGCAGCCTGCCTGTCTCAATAGAAGTCTTGATTATAGAGCATCTTTTGTGACCGTTAATATCACCTTGGTTAACCGATCTAATACAGCTGAATTAAGTTTGTACCAATGCCAATAAAGTGGCAAGGCCAGTCGCCTGTTTGGTAGCAAGGATACCAGTTTCTTGCTTTTTATTTTCTGTTTAATTTGAATACTAGGAATTAAAGCACAGACCGTGCCACCCATCACCAGCTCCACAAAGCCATGGGAAGAAGGATACCAATGGCTGTGGCTAATGTCGGTTGTGACGTTTAAACACTCGTTTTGATAACGCACCCAGAGTTCATCGTGTTCGTCATAAATTAACGACGGCGATTTTAAAACGGTTTCTGCACTGAGGTCACCTTTTAAATGCGTTTCGATAAAGCTCGGCGTGGCAACCAGTTCGTAATACATATTGCCAAGAAAAACAGAATCCCCACCCGCCACTGGTGTACCAATTTGACTAATACAAGCCACCACTTCGCCCGTTTGCAGCAAGGCGCGTGTTTTGGCTTGGTCAGCGGCTTTTATATGCAGCTTGGTTTTATCGGTCGCAGAAAACTGACTGACCACCTCGGTAAACCAGGTCGCCAGGACATCATTATTGACCGCAATGCTGATGGGCTGTGTGGCTTGATTGCCTTGAATGGCTTCTTGTAAGCCTTCTTCGAGCATGGTGACTTTATTGAAATGTGCCAGCAGTTGTTCGCCAAGTGGTGTGGCAATCACGGGTCTGGCGCGAATTAGCAAGGGTCGTCCGCATTCTTGTTCTAAGCGCTTGATATTTTGTGACACGGCAGACTGTGTGAGGTGAAGATATTCTGCGGCTTTGTCGAAGCTTTGGAATTTTAGGACCGCGTGGAGGCTAGTCAGGGCTTTATAATCCATCATTATTTTTTCTAATATAACTTTAGTTTAATTAATTTTAATTTAATGCCTGCCTTGCGTAAGATCAAGCCATGTTGAGGAAATCGTTCGGATATAGGCGGTAGGATAACGTTATGTTGGCATTTTTGAGTGGTGCGATTACGGGCGGCGGTTTAATTGTCGCGGTTGGCGCGCAGAACAGTTTTTTATTAGAACAAGCATTAAAACGGCATTATGCCTTTCCCATTGCCCTGTTGTTTATCTTGAGCGACGCTATTTCTATTGCGCTTGGGGCCTTTGGTTTGGGGTTGATTCTGCAAAGTCATGATTGGCTTTTGTCGGCATCGCGCTGGGGCGGTGTGGCTTTTCTGGTGTGGTTTGCGCTGGGGAAATGGCGCGCGTCTTTCCAACAAGAGCATTTGATTCTGGAGCAATACAGTCAGCGGCTTGCGCTCTGGCCATTGGTGCTAATGGGGTTCGCGGTGACTTGGTTGAATCCGCATTTTTATTTGGATACGATGATTTTGATGGGCAGCTTATCGAACCAATGGCAAGACGCGAAATGGCAGTTTGTGTTGGGTGGCGTGTGCGCGTCTGTGCTGTGGTTTTTGTCTTTGGCGCTGGTGGGCAAATTTTGTGCAAGATGGTTAGAAAAAGCCGCCTTTTGGCGCTGGTTTAATCGTATTAATGCGATCTTGATTTGGTCTATAGCGTTGAAAATAGCCACACAACCCTTGTCTTAATGGAACAAGCATTGTGTGGCTGGCTGGCTGGCTGGCTGGCTGATAGGGATAGCGATAGGGATAGCAAAGCGCTTACAGTTTGATTTCCACTTCGTGACTTTTTTCTTCTGGATGGGTTGAGGAGTCTGCTTCGACCAACATCTCAGCCGTTGCGACAGACGATACCGTCAAGGCGACTGGAATCTGATCCCCTTGATCTTCAATGATCATCGCTGGCTGATGTTTGATGCGGTACAGAGCCACGACGGCGACGCTGATGTTCAGGAGCGCCACAAACCAGAAAAGCGCGTCAATGCGAATCACATCCATCAAGGCGGCGGCCGCTAAAGGTCCTATCATGCCGCCCACACCGTTTAGCAGTATCATGCCGCTACTGGCAGATAAAATTTGTTCTGGGCGTAACTGGTCGTTAATATGCGATGACGCCAGCGAGTACATAGGGAAGGTAAACGCCCCGACAGAAAACATGCCGAATATCATTAATACCTGACTGCCAAGCCCCACGCCTAATGGCACGATGAAGGCGGCAATGGCACCGACTATGCCCACCCACAAAATAGTGACACGGCGGTCTTGGCGGTCCGACAGTTTACCAATAGGCCACTGCAGCAACATGCCGCCCACGTAGCTGGCACCAATAAAGAGCGAGATCTCCGCGATGTTCATGCCGATACTTTTTGCGTATAAGGCCCCCAAGCCAAGAATAGCGCCCGACGTGGCGCCAGCAATGGTGACGCCAGTTACCCCCAATGGTGCGGTTTTAATCAGCCCCATTATGTTGAGTTTTTCTGGCACATTAATGGTCGGCGACGGTGTTCTTATCAATAAAAGTGGCACTACGGCCAACGAAATCAGCACTGACGTTAAAATAAATAAGCCATAGCCGCTTGGCGAGGATAGGTTGAGTAAAAGCTGACTAATGGTCTGGCTCGCCCATATTTCGATAATATAAATAGAGAACAAGCGGCCACGGGTTTTATTAGTGGCAATATCATTCAGCCAACTTTCTGTGACAATAAATAAACCGGCGTAACACAAGCCCGTCCCCATCCTCATTAGCATCCAAAACCATGGATCAACCACAACGGATTGCAGCAAAATCGTCACCGAAGCCAAAGACGCCACTGCAGCGAATACGCGGATGTGCCCCACATTCTTGACCCAGTTCGGCACTAAAAGTGAACCAAGGATAAAGCCAAGATAGTAGGCAGACATGATCAGACCCGTTGCCGTGGTATTAAACTCTTCGATCGAGGCACGAATACCGATCAATGAGCTTTGTAAGGCACTGGCCATGGTTAAAATGGCGATACCAATCAGCAGACTCCAAACGGGAATCAGGGTTTGCTTTAACATGCAGTGTCCTTATTGAGCGGGCAGTATTTTAATGAAAGCGTGATAATGATCCTAGTTGATCATTATTTGCGCCGACTATACCAAGAGAATGGTTGAATGCAATCAATAATCGAGACCTTTCACGACAGCTATGCTCGCCAATACTTTGTTAAAAATAAACTCAAAATGCTCATTTATAACCCATAGACTCCGCTTTCTCGTCTATTTTTGCCTCGTCTTGCCTTTGCTCGCTACATCGTGAAAAGGTCTCGCATCACCCTAGTAAAAGATAGCAAAGAAAGCGGGGATTTTCTGGGCGAAAGACGCATTTTTCCGTGACGCCATTAAGGTTGTTATATTTTATGCCAATGTCTTTATTTATCAGCAACTTTTTTAACAATAAGTAGGCTCTAGGTGCTTGCTAAGCAAACAGGTTTCAGCGATAACATAACGATGTGAGTCAGCAGCATATGGCTGGCGTGGGCCGTCATGGTTGGGCGTAAAGGCGGGGTAAAACGACCGTGGGTTATCCAGTATCATAATGGCGTAGATGGAATAAGGTGAGTTATGACAGAGTTTGAAGCGTTTTTGAAAGAACATTCTATTACTGAAATTGAGTCCACACTGGCCGACATGACGGGCAATGCCCGAGGCAAGTTTTACCCAACTTATAAGTTTTTGGCCGAGTTGTTTGGTCGCATCCCAGAAACCATATTAGTACAAAGTGTCACGGGTGATTGGGCAGACAACCACTATGAGCTGGTGGATGCCAGTGACCGTGATATGGAGCTTCATCCCGATCCGAATACTTTTCGATTAGTGCCATGGGCAGATGAACCAACAGCGCAAATCATCAACGATTGTTACGATAAAAGCGGTCAACTGCACCCCCTTGCCAGCCGGACGATTTTGCGCAACATTCTTGCGTTGTTTGCCAAAGAAGGCATCACCCCGGTGATTGCACCAGAGGTGGAATTTTACCTGATTGATCCCAACACCGATCCAGATTATGAATTAAAGCCAGCGGTAGGGCGTTCAGGTAAACGAGAAACCTCGCGCCGTTCTTATAGCATCGACGCGGTGAACGAGTTCAATCCGGTGATCGATACCCTTTATAGTTACTGCGAAGCACAAGGCTTGGACGTGGACACCTTGATCCATGAGTCTGGTGCGGCGCAGATGGAAATCAACTTTATTCACGGGGATCCGCTGGACTTGGCCGATCAGGTGTTTGTCTTCAAACGTACCTTGCGAGAAGCCGCCATGAAGCACGGCATGTACGCGACTTTTATGGCCAAACCCATGCAGCATGAACCGGGCAGCGCCATGCATATTCACCAAAGTTTGGTGGACAGCAAAACCGGAAAAAACCTATTTGACAACAATGGCAGCCCGAGTGAATTGTTTTATCACTACCTAGGCGGACTGCAGAAATACACGCCGAACGCCATCAGTTTTTTTGCGCCTAACGTGAACTCTTATCGTCGCTTTTCGCCGGATATGGCCGCGCCAATCAACATGCAATGGGGCTTTGACAACCGCACCGCCGGATTGCGAATTCCGTTCTCGGCACCGGAAGGAACGCGCATTGAAAACCGTTTCCCCGGTGCCGATTGCAACCCGTACTTGGCGATTGCCGCGACCTTGGCTTGTGGTTATCTTGGTATTAAACAGAAGTTACAGCCTACCGAACCGGTGGAAGGCAAAACGCCCCCTTCGGAAGAAGTAGAAATCGCACGAACCTTGGAAGAAGGTTTGCGCTTGCTAGAGGAATGCCAACCGCTTTGCGACATCATGGGCGAGCATTTTGTCAAAGCCTTCATGGGGGTAAAACGCAGCGAATTTGAAACCTTCAACCGAGTCATTAGCTCCTGGGAGCGAGAGCACCTACTACTAAACGTGTGATGCTTAGGATGTTAGGTCAAGTGATAACAAGGCAAGTAAATAGGCGGTTTTTAAAAATGCCAATACAGTCACCAATACAGTCACCAATACAATCAATTATCCAAACCATGTGGCCTGACATACTCAAAATACAAGCTGACGCGTATTCCGAAATCGAGCCAGAAAGCTTAGTCGTACTGCAAAGCAAATGGCAGCAATCGCCGGATTGTTGCTTCGTCTATTTAGAAAATAAGAACGATTTAGACGATAAGAACGACATAGAAGATAAGGACATACTGGGGTATTTATTGGCTCATGCTTGGCACAGCGAAACACCGCCAAAGTTATACCAAACCCTACCGGAAGACAGCCATGGCGCGATATTGTTTTTACATGACCTAGCGATCTCAAAACGCGCGGCGGGAAGGGGAGTAGGCTCTCAAATGGTGAAATATTTACTGGAGAGCGCTACTTCATCTGGTTTCCAACGCGCCTTATTGGTTTCCGTACAAGACTCAGTGCCATTTTGGAAAAAGCACGGTTTTGTCGAAGTTATGAATCAGCAAGCGAGTGAGAGTTATGGGGACGATGCCAAAGTTATGATGAGAGTGCTTTGAAGTGTTTAATTTACTCGCCCATAAAAGGTCTTACTTGCTGCTTCAGATAGAGCTATGCCAGGTTGTGAGTTATAGGCGAGAACCGCCAACATACGCGTGGTATCGCCTTGTGTCGGCGTAACTCGATGAATAGCATTTCGACCACGGAAAAGCACCAAAGCGCCGGGTTCGATTGCCAATTCTTTGACCTTTTTCTGGCCTGCGAGAACCTCACTGACACCGCTATAATTCATCTCGCCAGCATCGGCATCACGCATGTTTTCAATGTATTCAAACACACCGCCGCCCTCAGGCTTTTGAATTAACAAAGTAATAGCAAACGACGAGTTATCGAAATGCCAACCTAGTTCTTGTCCCTTGCTGGCGT contains these protein-coding regions:
- a CDS encoding glutamine synthetase family protein, which codes for MTEFEAFLKEHSITEIESTLADMTGNARGKFYPTYKFLAELFGRIPETILVQSVTGDWADNHYELVDASDRDMELHPDPNTFRLVPWADEPTAQIINDCYDKSGQLHPLASRTILRNILALFAKEGITPVIAPEVEFYLIDPNTDPDYELKPAVGRSGKRETSRRSYSIDAVNEFNPVIDTLYSYCEAQGLDVDTLIHESGAAQMEINFIHGDPLDLADQVFVFKRTLREAAMKHGMYATFMAKPMQHEPGSAMHIHQSLVDSKTGKNLFDNNGSPSELFYHYLGGLQKYTPNAISFFAPNVNSYRRFSPDMAAPINMQWGFDNRTAGLRIPFSAPEGTRIENRFPGADCNPYLAIAATLACGYLGIKQKLQPTEPVEGKTPPSEEVEIARTLEEGLRLLEECQPLCDIMGEHFVKAFMGVKRSEFETFNRVISSWEREHLLLNV
- a CDS encoding ArgP/LysG family DNA-binding transcriptional regulator — encoded protein: MMDYKALTSLHAVLKFQSFDKAAEYLHLTQSAVSQNIKRLEQECGRPLLIRARPVIATPLGEQLLAHFNKVTMLEEGLQEAIQGNQATQPISIAVNNDVLATWFTEVVSQFSATDKTKLHIKAADQAKTRALLQTGEVVACISQIGTPVAGGDSVFLGNMYYELVATPSFIETHLKGDLSAETVLKSPSLIYDEHDELWVRYQNECLNVTTDISHSHWYPSSHGFVELVMGGTVCALIPSIQIKQKIKSKKLVSLLPNRRLALPLYWHWYKLNSAVLDRLTKVILTVTKDAL
- a CDS encoding GNAT family N-acetyltransferase, which encodes MPIQSPIQSPIQSIIQTMWPDILKIQADAYSEIEPESLVVLQSKWQQSPDCCFVYLENKNDLDDKNDIEDKDILGYLLAHAWHSETPPKLYQTLPEDSHGAILFLHDLAISKRAAGRGVGSQMVKYLLESATSSGFQRALLVSVQDSVPFWKKHGFVEVMNQQASESYGDDAKVMMRVL
- the galU gene encoding UTP--glucose-1-phosphate uridylyltransferase GalU codes for the protein MIRKCLFPVAGYGTRFLPATKSMPKEMLPIVNKPLVQYGVEEAVKAGLDNVTFVTGRGKRAIADHFDISYELEHQIAGTNKEQYLSEIRYLIDNVNFSFTRQNNMLGLGHAILTGEPLIGDEAFGVVLADDLCFGEDDGVMAQMVKLYNQFRCTIVAIEEVPEDEVHKYGVIQGESMMEGLYRVTDMVEKPSKEEAPSNLAIIGRYILTADIFDKIRNTPPGRNGEVQITDAILQQAKEGCVLAYKFKGKRFDCGSVDGFVEATNYCYKNIYKDPTEA
- a CDS encoding LysE/ArgO family amino acid transporter; this translates as MLAFLSGAITGGGLIVAVGAQNSFLLEQALKRHYAFPIALLFILSDAISIALGAFGLGLILQSHDWLLSASRWGGVAFLVWFALGKWRASFQQEHLILEQYSQRLALWPLVLMGFAVTWLNPHFYLDTMILMGSLSNQWQDAKWQFVLGGVCASVLWFLSLALVGKFCARWLEKAAFWRWFNRINAILIWSIALKIATQPLS
- a CDS encoding MFS transporter; translation: MLKQTLIPVWSLLIGIAILTMASALQSSLIGIRASIEEFNTTATGLIMSAYYLGFILGSLLVPNWVKNVGHIRVFAAVASLASVTILLQSVVVDPWFWMLMRMGTGLCYAGLFIVTESWLNDIATNKTRGRLFSIYIIEIWASQTISQLLLNLSSPSGYGLFILTSVLISLAVVPLLLIRTPSPTINVPEKLNIMGLIKTAPLGVTGVTIAGATSGAILGLGALYAKSIGMNIAEISLFIGASYVGGMLLQWPIGKLSDRQDRRVTILWVGIVGAIAAFIVPLGVGLGSQVLMIFGMFSVGAFTFPMYSLASSHINDQLRPEQILSASSGMILLNGVGGMIGPLAAAALMDVIRIDALFWFVALLNISVAVVALYRIKHQPAMIIEDQGDQIPVALTVSSVATAEMLVEADSSTHPEEKSHEVEIKL